A single Phycisphaerae bacterium DNA region contains:
- a CDS encoding VCBS repeat-containing protein has protein sequence MGRNCTFAAWILICCASSTAWGQGWVNFVDETATRAVIADPTLFQTDPNEKDYAKGDFDNDGDIDLIIVRKQPYTTLGRRRNVLMMNEGIAEGHAINGVLVDRTVEFATDATDGGQGFLDLTNDRDVAVGDFNGDGWLDFVTVSTLGDGLPKTISHPRIYMNKGAIAGVWQGFRYEEARFPQLFTIPGGLAVAPRLCSVAVGDVTGDGRPDIYIGDYDSSGVGGGTPENPANDVNDRLLINDGNGFFVDSNQTRMNSTMLLSAFGVAAHFADMNGDGLLDVVRDTALNAPRHVSISYNNPANVGFFQNYQVVDQNAPYHITTGDLNNDNRLDILVTDDGADHYWLNQGNGPDGRATFVAFDVQRFTGVDGEFGGNQRLADLNNDGFLDALIADQDVDIEEQCSRRLHIYRNLGNVPNVTLQEQDNGRPWTHNGTFEIEVFDLNGDGWNDLIVGHCAGTNIWINVPPTNLTFSYPDGLPGTLVPDEPTNFRVSVAGVGATPQGNTGRQYVSIDGGPFVETAMTQLQSNVYLANLPAVPCTSTARFYFSARTTTNQLITDPGNAPTTSYSALASLGTTTILDERFESPNPSWTVTNHPSLTGGAWERVNPNGTFFPDGSQTPAQPENDAGQPADETMCYITQQYPGSGSSSNSDVDGGPTILTSPTFNIEGSDGIVSYARWLFCSDAANPAQRDPLVTEINNGTSGWVFVHQTFSTANFWEVVSFRVSDYVTPSATVQVRFSVADPGTSVTEAGIDNFKVLRILCPEPCTTNEQCDDGLFCNGEEICGGDGFCQPGETPCPGQACDENQDICVQCVSDAACSDGFFCNGVEVCVNGVCQDGPDPCNEPLVCDEQTDSCVGCTNDGQCDDGSFCNGPEFCINNACVGTSPFIGVQNNGFDGAAGWTTFTTQGGTITFPSALNVVGPNTSQLDSLAHAFQATIDFNGQNFEFDLLQYTSGDTESWDRPFISIDGVNYGLNHDGTLGNVIPANFDNVATYGTIRNAQPANSPIHFSINIQSLVGPGPHTIGFGVASVDGLAGAGTARFDTVLPAYAAFEACPGELCSNELAACVTCLNDLACSDGQFCNGVEHCLNGECVAGDPPCPAELCDEVNDTCATQVQPWVGQPVSNLGGSDMQRFLLGQTKFDANLDTSQGLGPIFNQSACGACHNQGGLGGSGTSTVTRFGFAHKGGFDDLADYGGSLLQASFLSEACRENIPEQANIIALRLTTPNFGIGLIEAIPDADILAHADNPPPGVSGRAHMVPAFEDGEGAPLRVGRFGWKAQVPTVLTFSADASLNEMGLTNRFLTEENDPNGIFPPSIAECDTIPDPEDGPEGGVPGAPHFIDRVTDFQRLLAAPPQTPRFGMSGETVFNAIGCNKCHVSSFTTGTVAEAALSGKIIKPYSDFLLHDMGTLGDGIQQGDAGVTEMRTSPLWGLRHRTKFLHDGRASGGSFAQRVVQAIAEHGGEGAASSAAFDALASAQKDALIAFLDSLGRREFDHDGNNLVDGFDLNVFADCYSGPGHFYSPDDACAISDFDQDGDVDDDDYAVFLTVYTGSIDDCNNNSVVDATDIVAGTSRDCNLNGIPDECDPDASNIALFVSQVLLDVQNPIYVCMFDQDASGSLDGADIQPFVDGLINP, from the coding sequence ATGGGACGAAACTGCACGTTTGCAGCGTGGATATTGATTTGTTGCGCGTCATCAACGGCCTGGGGACAGGGGTGGGTCAATTTTGTCGACGAGACCGCGACGCGCGCCGTCATCGCCGATCCCACGCTCTTTCAGACTGATCCCAACGAAAAGGACTACGCAAAGGGTGACTTCGACAATGACGGAGATATTGATCTCATCATTGTCCGCAAGCAGCCCTACACCACGCTCGGACGACGCCGAAACGTGCTCATGATGAACGAGGGCATTGCCGAAGGGCATGCAATCAACGGCGTGCTCGTTGATCGCACCGTCGAATTCGCAACCGATGCCACCGACGGCGGTCAGGGCTTCCTCGATCTGACCAATGACCGCGATGTCGCGGTGGGCGATTTCAATGGCGACGGATGGCTGGACTTCGTCACTGTCTCGACACTGGGCGATGGTCTTCCGAAGACCATCAGCCATCCGCGCATTTATATGAACAAAGGCGCCATTGCCGGTGTCTGGCAGGGTTTTCGATATGAGGAGGCTCGGTTTCCGCAACTTTTCACGATCCCCGGCGGCCTTGCAGTCGCGCCGCGCCTTTGCTCCGTGGCGGTCGGAGATGTGACGGGCGACGGGCGCCCTGACATCTACATTGGTGACTACGACAGCAGCGGCGTCGGCGGCGGTACGCCGGAAAATCCCGCAAACGACGTCAACGATCGCCTGCTGATTAACGACGGTAACGGATTCTTCGTTGACTCAAATCAAACTCGAATGAACAGCACCATGCTGCTCTCCGCGTTTGGTGTCGCGGCACATTTTGCCGACATGAACGGCGACGGCCTGTTGGACGTCGTCCGCGATACGGCCTTGAATGCGCCGCGCCATGTCTCGATTTCGTATAACAATCCGGCGAATGTCGGCTTTTTTCAGAATTACCAGGTTGTCGATCAGAATGCGCCCTATCACATCACGACGGGCGACCTGAATAATGACAACCGTCTCGACATCCTCGTGACCGACGACGGTGCGGACCACTACTGGCTCAATCAAGGCAACGGGCCGGATGGCCGGGCGACGTTTGTCGCGTTCGACGTACAGCGATTCACCGGCGTGGATGGAGAATTCGGCGGGAATCAGCGCCTCGCGGATCTGAATAACGACGGCTTTCTCGATGCGCTGATTGCCGACCAGGACGTGGACATCGAGGAGCAATGCAGTCGCCGATTGCACATCTACCGAAACCTTGGGAATGTGCCGAATGTCACGCTCCAGGAACAGGACAACGGCCGACCCTGGACTCACAACGGCACCTTCGAAATTGAAGTGTTCGATCTCAACGGCGACGGTTGGAACGATCTGATCGTCGGCCACTGCGCCGGCACAAACATCTGGATCAATGTTCCGCCGACGAATCTGACCTTCAGCTATCCCGACGGTCTTCCGGGCACGCTCGTGCCGGATGAGCCGACCAACTTCCGAGTCAGCGTGGCCGGCGTCGGCGCCACGCCGCAGGGAAATACCGGCCGTCAATATGTTTCGATTGACGGAGGGCCGTTTGTTGAGACGGCCATGACTCAGCTTCAGTCGAATGTCTATCTGGCGAATCTGCCGGCGGTACCCTGCACTTCGACCGCGAGGTTCTACTTCAGCGCGCGGACGACCACGAATCAGTTGATTACCGATCCGGGCAACGCACCGACGACGAGTTACTCCGCGCTGGCCTCGCTTGGCACGACGACGATTCTCGATGAGCGTTTTGAATCTCCCAATCCGTCGTGGACCGTCACGAATCATCCGAGCCTGACGGGCGGCGCGTGGGAGCGCGTCAATCCCAACGGCACGTTCTTCCCTGACGGCAGCCAGACTCCCGCTCAGCCTGAAAATGACGCCGGCCAGCCCGCTGATGAAACAATGTGCTACATCACCCAGCAGTACCCGGGTTCCGGTTCTTCCAGCAACAGCGACGTGGACGGCGGGCCGACGATTCTGACATCACCGACGTTTAACATCGAAGGCAGTGACGGGATTGTGTCCTATGCCCGATGGCTCTTCTGCAGCGATGCCGCGAATCCGGCACAGCGCGATCCGCTTGTGACCGAGATCAACAACGGCACATCGGGATGGGTCTTCGTTCATCAGACTTTCTCGACCGCGAATTTCTGGGAAGTCGTTTCTTTCCGCGTGAGCGACTATGTCACACCTTCCGCGACCGTACAGGTTCGATTCAGCGTGGCCGACCCCGGCACCTCGGTCACGGAAGCCGGCATTGATAACTTCAAGGTACTGCGGATTCTCTGTCCGGAGCCTTGCACGACCAACGAGCAGTGCGACGACGGATTATTCTGCAATGGTGAAGAAATCTGCGGTGGAGACGGCTTCTGCCAGCCCGGCGAAACGCCGTGCCCCGGCCAGGCGTGCGATGAAAATCAGGATATCTGCGTTCAGTGTGTATCCGACGCGGCCTGTTCAGACGGATTCTTCTGCAACGGCGTGGAGGTCTGCGTCAACGGCGTCTGCCAGGACGGCCCCGATCCGTGCAATGAACCGCTTGTATGCGATGAGCAGACAGACTCCTGCGTCGGCTGTACCAACGACGGCCAATGCGACGACGGCTCATTCTGCAATGGACCGGAGTTCTGCATCAATAACGCCTGCGTCGGCACCTCGCCTTTCATCGGCGTTCAGAACAACGGCTTTGATGGCGCAGCCGGCTGGACGACATTCACAACGCAGGGTGGCACCATCACGTTCCCCTCGGCGCTCAATGTGGTCGGACCGAATACGAGCCAGCTGGACAGTCTGGCCCATGCCTTCCAGGCGACCATCGACTTCAACGGACAGAACTTTGAGTTTGATCTTCTCCAGTACACCTCCGGCGATACCGAATCGTGGGATCGACCGTTCATCAGCATCGACGGCGTCAACTACGGCCTTAATCACGACGGCACACTCGGCAACGTGATTCCCGCCAACTTCGACAACGTCGCCACATACGGCACCATTCGAAATGCCCAGCCGGCGAATTCTCCGATTCATTTCAGCATCAATATTCAGTCGCTCGTCGGTCCAGGTCCGCATACGATCGGCTTCGGCGTTGCCAGTGTGGACGGCCTTGCCGGCGCGGGTACGGCTCGCTTCGATACGGTTCTGCCCGCTTATGCGGCGTTCGAAGCGTGTCCTGGCGAACTCTGCTCCAATGAGCTGGCTGCCTGTGTCACCTGTCTCAACGACCTGGCCTGCAGCGATGGCCAGTTCTGTAACGGCGTTGAACACTGCCTGAATGGCGAGTGCGTCGCCGGTGATCCCCCTTGTCCCGCGGAGTTGTGTGATGAGGTCAACGATACCTGCGCGACCCAGGTTCAGCCGTGGGTCGGTCAACCGGTTTCCAACCTGGGTGGCAGCGACATGCAGCGGTTCCTTCTGGGGCAGACCAAGTTCGATGCAAACCTGGATACGTCCCAGGGCCTTGGTCCCATTTTCAATCAATCCGCCTGCGGGGCCTGTCACAATCAGGGAGGTCTTGGCGGATCGGGCACCTCGACCGTGACGCGGTTCGGATTCGCTCACAAGGGCGGATTCGACGATCTGGCGGATTACGGCGGATCACTCCTCCAGGCGTCATTCCTTTCCGAGGCCTGCCGCGAGAACATTCCGGAGCAGGCGAATATCATCGCGTTGCGGCTCACCACTCCGAACTTCGGCATCGGATTGATCGAGGCGATTCCCGATGCCGACATCCTGGCACACGCGGACAATCCACCGCCCGGCGTTTCCGGACGCGCGCACATGGTGCCCGCGTTTGAGGATGGCGAAGGCGCTCCGCTGCGGGTCGGTCGTTTCGGATGGAAGGCTCAGGTGCCGACGGTCCTGACTTTTTCGGCGGATGCATCGTTGAACGAAATGGGGCTGACCAACCGGTTCCTCACCGAGGAGAACGATCCGAACGGCATATTCCCGCCGTCGATCGCGGAGTGCGACACGATTCCGGATCCGGAAGACGGCCCTGAAGGCGGAGTGCCGGGCGCGCCGCACTTTATTGATCGTGTCACGGACTTCCAGCGACTGCTGGCGGCTCCGCCACAGACGCCGAGATTCGGCATGAGCGGCGAGACGGTCTTCAACGCGATCGGCTGCAACAAGTGCCATGTCAGTTCGTTCACGACCGGCACGGTGGCGGAAGCGGCGTTGTCCGGAAAGATCATCAAGCCGTATTCCGATTTCCTCCTGCATGACATGGGCACGCTTGGCGATGGAATTCAGCAGGGTGACGCCGGTGTGACCGAAATGCGAACGTCACCCCTGTGGGGTCTGCGGCACAGAACCAAGTTCCTCCACGACGGCCGTGCCAGTGGCGGATCGTTCGCGCAGCGAGTCGTGCAGGCTATCGCAGAGCATGGCGGCGAGGGTGCTGCTTCCTCGGCGGCGTTTGATGCGCTCGCATCGGCGCAGAAGGACGCCCTGATTGCGTTCCTTGATTCACTGGGTCGGCGCGAATTCGATCACGACGGCAACAACCTCGTTGATGGCTTCGACCTCAATGTGTTCGCAGACTGCTACTCCGGCCCGGGCCACTTTTATTCGCCGGACGATGCGTGCGCGATTTCCGACTTTGATCAGGATGGCGATGTGGACGATGATGATTATGCCGTCTTCCTGACCGTCTACACCGGATCGATCGACGATTGCAACAACAACTCGGTGGTGGATGCGACGGACATCGTGGCTGGCACGAGCCGGGATTGCAACTTGAACGGCATTCCCGATGAGTGCGATCCTGATGCATCAAACATCGCGCTCTTCGTCTCCCAGGTGCTGCTTGATGTGCAGAATCCGATTTACGTCTGCATGTTCGACCAGGATGCGAGCGGCAGCCTTGATGGCGCGGACATCCAGCCATTCGTTGACGGCTTGATCAATCCGTAA
- a CDS encoding prepilin-type N-terminal cleavage/methylation domain-containing protein, which yields MVRTRQIAFTLIELLVVIAIIALLISILLPSLSAARERGRAVVCSTQLRELSTAGTMYSNDFGMFAPCIDNYTASNWNSNRYGLDWLGIGDQFGAFNAGDPLNPSTGNPQGFAAAPRFGLFWRYYQNEKLILCPSDVAGPYVPNQMVSPGNGKFSYTMVSIMGLRVPEKIPAIPEFKSEQISPSRAPLLVEEHPDGMNNQHKEGNFGAGIVPSPDGGDKLIARHGPMSPRWGIQPSGGAPSKFMQGVSNIGFADGHAESVRPNFGFGKTHLLSGLAGRDGLPNNITGMLYYYGINFELLRFATPEP from the coding sequence ATGGTTCGGACTCGACAGATCGCATTCACACTGATCGAATTGCTTGTTGTCATCGCGATAATCGCGCTTCTGATCAGCATTCTGCTGCCTTCGCTCAGTGCCGCGCGCGAACGGGGGCGAGCCGTCGTCTGCTCGACCCAGCTTCGGGAGCTTTCCACAGCCGGCACCATGTACTCGAACGATTTCGGGATGTTCGCCCCCTGCATCGATAACTACACCGCCAGCAACTGGAATTCGAACCGCTACGGCCTCGATTGGCTCGGTATCGGTGATCAGTTTGGGGCATTCAACGCCGGAGACCCCTTGAACCCGTCGACCGGAAACCCGCAGGGCTTCGCCGCGGCTCCAAGATTCGGCCTGTTCTGGAGATACTATCAGAATGAAAAGCTCATCCTCTGCCCTTCGGATGTGGCAGGACCGTATGTGCCGAATCAGATGGTGTCGCCGGGAAATGGGAAATTCAGCTACACGATGGTCTCCATCATGGGCCTTCGTGTCCCCGAAAAGATTCCAGCAATTCCCGAATTCAAGTCCGAGCAGATTTCGCCGTCGCGGGCGCCCCTTCTTGTCGAAGAGCATCCGGACGGCATGAACAATCAGCACAAAGAGGGCAACTTCGGCGCCGGCATCGTTCCCAGTCCCGACGGTGGCGACAAACTCATCGCACGGCACGGACCGATGTCGCCACGATGGGGCATTCAGCCGAGCGGAGGCGCACCATCGAAATTCATGCAGGGCGTCTCGAATATCGGCTTTGCCGACGGCCACGCCGAGTCCGTCCGGCCCAACTTTGGTTTCGGCAAGACGCATTTATTGTCCGGCCTGGCCGGTCGCGACGGTTTGCCGAACAACATCACGGGGATGCTGTATTACTACGGTATCAACTTTGAACTACTGCGATTTGCAACACCGGAACCCTGA
- a CDS encoding tetratricopeptide repeat protein, which translates to MRLVKIAATLLLLIATGPAVEMAEALDGTTGQTSATTTGPARAPTSQPASAMPNAELMHALRLIREKQFDRARSKIEPLVAAYPEWSRAWLMLAMTYHEEQRYGMARPLFAKALALNPNDHNARPFYGWCLYYLGAADEARAQFEAFLKVNPQYADAHFAIGLIEYDDDNLDEAMRRFNRTIEIAKMSKDPRTEGKARARSADVHIRRNELTQARDELESAVRLRPDAYEAYHKLSRVYERLGNRSKAEQARRMHDEIRERMHPTSQPMGGAPETRD; encoded by the coding sequence ATGCGACTGGTCAAAATTGCTGCAACGCTGCTCCTGCTGATTGCCACGGGACCGGCGGTCGAAATGGCCGAAGCCCTCGACGGGACGACCGGCCAGACTTCCGCCACGACCACGGGTCCGGCCCGCGCGCCGACGTCGCAGCCCGCATCCGCAATGCCGAACGCCGAGCTGATGCACGCGCTCCGCTTGATCCGCGAGAAGCAGTTCGATCGAGCGCGGAGCAAGATTGAACCGCTGGTCGCGGCATATCCCGAATGGTCGCGCGCATGGCTCATGCTTGCGATGACCTATCACGAAGAACAGCGATACGGCATGGCCCGTCCGCTCTTTGCCAAAGCGCTGGCGCTGAATCCGAACGATCACAACGCCCGCCCATTCTACGGCTGGTGTCTTTACTATCTTGGGGCCGCCGATGAGGCGCGAGCGCAGTTCGAGGCTTTTCTGAAGGTGAATCCCCAGTATGCGGACGCGCACTTTGCGATCGGGCTGATCGAGTATGATGACGATAACCTCGACGAAGCGATGCGCCGCTTTAATCGCACGATCGAGATTGCAAAAATGAGCAAAGATCCCCGTACCGAAGGCAAGGCCCGGGCGCGATCGGCTGATGTCCATATTCGCCGAAACGAACTGACTCAAGCGCGCGACGAACTCGAATCAGCCGTCCGCCTCCGCCCGGATGCATACGAGGCGTATCACAAATTGTCGCGCGTCTATGAGCGACTTGGCAATCGGAGCAAGGCGGAGCAGGCCCGGCGAATGCATGACGAAATTCGCGAGCGAATGCACCCCACATCGCAGCCGATGGGCGGCGCACCTGAAACGAGGGATTGA
- a CDS encoding CRTAC1 family protein, with the protein MSCHSHRGRSNRTPSGAAVAAIAATCLGTSAIAPASDMRFTDVTKASGIEWVMTCGRLPASEILEVDGGGVAFIDFDNDGDLDLFFANGATMKDPENGPGSRLFANRGDGTFEDVTEKLGIRLTRWAMGAAVGDFDGDGWDDIYVTCYGPDVLLRNECFRKEGPRFVDVSAEAGISRDHRWGASAGFGDIDGDGDLDLYVANYLEFDVKNPPARTEKTFKGVPVMAGPAGLIAEDDILYENLGGGKFRDITKAAGIVEEPPGYGLGVRLFDFDSDGRLDIFVGNDSSGNYLFRNLGEKKFEDIAIPAGVFANLEGTTQASMGIGLADVDGNGHPDLFTTNFSSDTNTLFLNLGDGFFDDRTAQFGLGLISRPFLSWGCGFFDFDHDGDEDLFIASGHVYPEAATQKIDSEWAQDLLMFERNGKRFQRITDCGEMFARKFHGRATAFGDIDGDGDIDIVMTTLNGPVYIFRNDSKPRDWLIVEPDGPKGNHRGYGSMVELRSSAGTQRRWITGGGSFQSTDAPSAHFGLGDFKRAENWTVVVRFPDGKLVNAAVEKPNRRMRIAHPSRAGK; encoded by the coding sequence ATGTCCTGCCACTCCCATCGAGGTAGATCGAACCGCACGCCGTCTGGTGCCGCGGTTGCCGCGATTGCGGCGACATGCCTCGGCACATCGGCCATTGCACCGGCCTCGGACATGCGGTTCACGGATGTCACGAAAGCGAGCGGCATCGAATGGGTCATGACATGCGGAAGGCTCCCCGCGAGTGAGATACTCGAAGTCGACGGCGGCGGAGTCGCCTTCATCGACTTTGACAACGACGGCGATCTCGATCTCTTTTTCGCCAACGGCGCGACCATGAAGGATCCCGAAAACGGGCCCGGATCCCGCCTTTTCGCCAATCGAGGTGACGGCACATTCGAAGATGTCACAGAGAAACTCGGCATTCGCCTGACGCGATGGGCCATGGGCGCGGCTGTCGGGGACTTCGACGGCGATGGATGGGATGACATCTATGTGACATGTTACGGTCCCGATGTTCTCTTGCGCAACGAGTGCTTCCGCAAGGAGGGTCCGCGGTTCGTCGATGTGTCGGCCGAAGCCGGAATTTCGCGCGATCATCGCTGGGGCGCCAGCGCCGGATTCGGCGACATCGATGGTGACGGCGATCTGGATCTGTATGTCGCGAACTATCTCGAGTTTGATGTGAAAAATCCGCCGGCCCGCACCGAAAAAACCTTCAAGGGCGTTCCCGTGATGGCGGGACCCGCCGGACTCATCGCCGAGGACGACATTCTGTATGAGAACCTCGGCGGCGGTAAATTCCGCGACATCACCAAGGCGGCAGGCATCGTCGAGGAGCCGCCCGGCTACGGACTGGGCGTGCGATTATTCGATTTCGATTCGGACGGCAGGCTCGATATCTTCGTTGGCAACGATTCAAGCGGAAACTACCTGTTCCGGAATCTCGGCGAAAAAAAGTTCGAGGATATCGCCATACCCGCGGGCGTCTTTGCGAACCTCGAAGGAACGACCCAGGCTTCCATGGGCATCGGGCTGGCTGACGTGGACGGCAACGGGCACCCCGACCTCTTCACGACCAACTTTTCGAGCGATACCAACACGTTGTTCCTGAATCTGGGTGATGGCTTCTTTGATGATCGAACCGCACAATTCGGGCTGGGCCTGATCAGCCGTCCGTTTCTCTCCTGGGGATGCGGGTTCTTCGATTTCGATCACGACGGCGACGAGGATCTTTTCATTGCCAGCGGTCATGTCTATCCCGAGGCGGCGACGCAGAAAATCGATTCGGAATGGGCCCAGGACCTGCTCATGTTCGAGCGAAACGGCAAGCGCTTTCAACGCATCACGGACTGCGGCGAAATGTTCGCCCGCAAGTTCCACGGCCGGGCGACGGCATTCGGCGATATCGACGGCGATGGCGACATCGATATCGTCATGACCACGCTGAACGGCCCCGTTTACATCTTCCGAAACGACTCCAAGCCCCGAGACTGGCTCATCGTCGAACCGGATGGACCGAAAGGGAACCACCGTGGCTACGGGAGCATGGTGGAACTGCGTTCATCGGCCGGCACCCAGCGGCGGTGGATCACGGGCGGAGGCAGCTTCCAATCGACAGACGCGCCATCGGCGCATTTCGGACTGGGCGACTTCAAGCGCGCGGAAAACTGGACGGTCGTTGTTCGATTTCCGGATGGGAAGCTGGTTAATGCGGCGGTCGAAAAGCCGAATCGCCGAATGCGCATCGCCCATCCCTCGCGCGCCGGGAAATGA